In a genomic window of Gloeocapsopsis dulcis:
- a CDS encoding HigA family addiction module antitoxin, whose translation MRVPKNRKPPHPGRILRKYFLDNLGIDQQQLANAIGVEYKRIKSIVNERRDISEDTALRLAKYFGNTPGFWLNLQSVYNLYKVEQKINEDLNKITALEIENDCVSISEMNLTVDANQT comes from the coding sequence ATGAGAGTACCAAAAAATAGAAAACCACCACATCCAGGAAGGATTTTGCGCAAATACTTTTTGGATAATTTAGGTATAGATCAACAACAGTTAGCTAATGCAATAGGTGTAGAGTACAAAAGAATTAAGTCCATAGTTAACGAACGCAGGGACATTAGTGAAGATACAGCTTTAAGGCTTGCAAAATACTTTGGCAATACTCCAGGGTTTTGGTTAAATTTGCAAAGTGTTTACAACTTATATAAAGTAGAGCAAAAAATCAACGAAGATTTGAATAAAATCACTGCTTTAGAGATCGAAAACGATTGTGTATCTATATCAGAAATGAACCTCACAGTTGATGCTAATCAAACATAG